From the genome of Propionispora hippei DSM 15287:
GGAAGATACCTGGACGAGCGTATGAGAGCCGTGAGGTACAGCCACATAACGCCCCATCGCTGTCGAAGCCCGTTTTTCCCTCTCCAGCATGCTCTCAGCATAGCCGGGCTTAACATATCCTTTCTCCAGCAAATAATTGCCGTATCTGGTTAACACCTCTTCCTTGCTATTGAGATCATCATGGACATACAACACCTTATCTTGAAGCTCGCTCACCGCCTGCCGGGCATAAAGAACATGCCTGCCAACAATCCAGCTCTTGATTTTGGTTATGTCATCCGGCTCCAACAGAGCACTGATTTGAATCAGCTTGGCATCCTCGCTTTTGATTAAGTGGGTCTCATCCAGCAATAAATCAAACTCTTCCGGATTCATATAGCTTAGCTCACCACTGGTGCATACCCTGGTAATCTTTAGTTCTCCGATGTGGCTTTGCAGCAAGCTCTCCAGGTACTTTGACAACGTAATCCCGCCGTCGCAAACCAGACAAGTTCTGATATACCGGCCATTCTCCCGGCGGTTTACAGCGGCGGCAATATGCAGGCACAAATAGCCGATCTCATTGGCATCAAATGCAATCTTTTCCTCCAGCTCCAGCTCCTCAATCGACGTCATCACCGCCAAATAGATACTCGTATACTTGTGCCGTATATCATCAAGGAGCGGATTTTCCGCTTTCGCGCCATATTTGATGCGCCGGATGGCCGGTTTCAAATGCAGCAGCAGATTATAAATCAGCTCCTGGTCCCCGGTCAGATCAAGCTGCAAAAATTGCGATATTCGAAGGATAAACTGCTGCGTCAAATTCTCGTTAATCAGGACTTCATGGATAGGTACCGGCGAATTTTTTTGTTTGCGTGCCACCAGTAAATACCGGGTAATTTCATATAATTCCTCATCCGGAATTTTCATCCGGAACCATTCTTCCATATGCGAGCGTATCACCTGGGCGGCTAAATACTCATGGATATTCTTCAGGGATGTTGTATCAATGGTGGTAAATTTCTTTATACGGATCCGCTGCAGGGTGATACTTAATTTAAGCAGCAGTTTGAAAAAATCGTTTTCTGTAAATCTATTATTTAATACAACCTCGCCCAAAGACAAAATCTGCTGTAATGCATCTATCTTTTCTCTGTCAAAGAAAAAACACAGCCGCAAATAATTCTGCTTGGTCAGACGCTCCGGAAGGGCTGTCGGCTCATCGACAGCTGGCGGTGCAATCTTCATTTGCATACAAAGTTCCCTGTAGGCAGCCCGGATCTTCCCTTCCTCTCCTTCAATCCATATGCCGACATGCTCCTTCTTTATCAGGTCAATCCCCCGGTCACACAGCCACTGGCTCACCCTCTCAAGCACACTATGGACACTCGTTTTGCTTTTGTACAAAGTATCAGCCAAAGACTGAACCGTGCAGGGAGCACCGGCCCGGAATAAGGTGTGTAAGATATAAGCTTCCTCGGCCAATGCCAACATACGCTCCGGAGGATAGACTGTCTGCTCTGCCAGCACCAGTTTTTCATATAGTTCGCAACGCTGAGTTTCATTACCAAACAGTTTGATCCCCAGTTTTTGTTTTTTATCTATCGTACAAGGCCGGATCATTTCATAAAACGCTGGCTCCGACAAGTAGTTATGAACCGTTTTGGAGGACACATCCAGTTGTGAGGCAATGTTTGCTACGGGTATGTATTGCTGATGCTCCAGTAAAATTTTTATAATTTTTTTATACAACTGTACATTCATTGCGTCACCCCCATAACTCACTGTGCATCCTGGTCAAATTATAGAATAATCATAACCAGGTTCGGTTACCATTGTACAACACCAGGTCATTTCCCGGCCACTATCCGCTCTAAAA
Proteins encoded in this window:
- a CDS encoding BglG family transcription antiterminator; this translates as MNVQLYKKIIKILLEHQQYIPVANIASQLDVSSKTVHNYLSEPAFYEMIRPCTIDKKQKLGIKLFGNETQRCELYEKLVLAEQTVYPPERMLALAEEAYILHTLFRAGAPCTVQSLADTLYKSKTSVHSVLERVSQWLCDRGIDLIKKEHVGIWIEGEEGKIRAAYRELCMQMKIAPPAVDEPTALPERLTKQNYLRLCFFFDREKIDALQQILSLGEVVLNNRFTENDFFKLLLKLSITLQRIRIKKFTTIDTTSLKNIHEYLAAQVIRSHMEEWFRMKIPDEELYEITRYLLVARKQKNSPVPIHEVLINENLTQQFILRISQFLQLDLTGDQELIYNLLLHLKPAIRRIKYGAKAENPLLDDIRHKYTSIYLAVMTSIEELELEEKIAFDANEIGYLCLHIAAAVNRRENGRYIRTCLVCDGGITLSKYLESLLQSHIGELKITRVCTSGELSYMNPEEFDLLLDETHLIKSEDAKLIQISALLEPDDITKIKSWIVGRHVLYARQAVSELQDKVLYVHDDLNSKEEVLTRYGNYLLEKGYVKPGYAESMLEREKRASTAMGRYVAVPHGSHTLVQVSSLVIVNLKHTICWDEFYVDLVFVLAINFSNIATNQYFFRRLYSIIKDETLISKIKKSADTQAIQALFLEAPAYVVDAEKNR